Below is a genomic region from Deinococcus sp. YIM 77859.
CCCGGCCTCCCGCGTCCGGGTGCGCCTCTCCGGCCGCTTTCAGACTGGCCAGCGCATCCCGGTCACGTTCGTCTGGCAGGGTGGGCTGTTGACCCAGGTGCTGACTGTGCAGCCGCGCTGAGGGCAGCAAACCTCTCACCCTGACCGGAAAGAGTGGAGAACCCCATGAAACGAGAATCTCTGACCGCTGCCCTGTTCATCCTGTTGGCCCTCGGCCTCAGCGCGGCTGCCGCCCAAGGGTGCTGCGCACCGATACTCATTCCGCCCGCTCGTTCCACTCAGGTTCCCCCGAGTGGCGAGCGCGGGGTCTTGAACACCCAGGTGAGCCTGACGTACGGCAAGACCCTGACCCTCGACACGTACCGCGGTCAGCCTCTGGTTCTGGCCGTGTTCAGCACCACCTGTCCGTCTTGCGTGAGCGAACTTAAAGCGCTGGCCCGATTGCAAGCCGCGGGAACGAAGGTGCTGCTCGTCTCCGGGCAGGACACCCTGCCGGACCTGGTGCGTTTTGCACAAAACCAGCGCCTGCCCTTCCCGGTGGGCCGGGTGGCCCCACAGTTCATCGCGCAACTCAAGATCCTCGCCTACCCGACGGTGGTTGTGCTCGACGCTCGCGGACGTGCTGTAACGCGCCAGCAGGGCACAGCAGATGTGCAAAGCCTGCAAAACACCCTCGCAGGCCTGCGGACCACACAAGGGCGCTGAGGCCTGAAGTCCCTTCACGCCCAGGAGGCCAGCATGACCGAGCAGACGAATGACCGCACTCAGCCTGACGTAAGCAAAGTCGAGGACACCCGCGACCAGGCCACGTCCGACGCAATGGCCCGTCCAGGTGATCCCAGTGGCACGCTGGCTCCACAAGCGCAGCACAGCGAGGCTGCAGCGACCGGCACCCATTACGACGTGATCGTGCTGGGGGGCGGGATGGCCGGTGTGCCGCTCGCGCACCGCCTGGCCTACAAGGGCCTCAAGACCGCCCTGATCGAACGTGCCGAACTGGGCGGCACCTGCCTCAACCGTGGCTGCATCCCCACCAAGACGATGATTGCCAGCGCCCGCGTGGCGCACCTGGCGTACCTGAGCGAGCAGTGGGGCGTGGAGACGTCAGGTGTCCGCGTGAACCTCAGCCGTGTGGTCGACCGCAAGGATGAGCTGGTGCGCAGCATCCGTAGCGGCTCGGAGCGGAACGTCGAACAGAACAGGAACCTCACCCTGATCCGCGGCAATGCGCGGTTCATCGGAGAGCGCCGAGTGCTCGTGGACGGCGAGGAGATCAGGGCCGACAGGATCTTCATTGCGGTGGGAACACGCAACAGCGTCCCACCCATCGAAGGGCTGGCGACGGTTCCCTTCCTGGATTCCACCAGCGCTATGGAACTCCGCGAGGTGCCCCCGCACCTGGTGATCGTCGGTGGCGGGTATATCGGGGTGGAATTCGCGCAGATGTACCGGCGCTTTGGCAGTCAGGTCACCCTGCTGCAAGGCGGCCCGCACCTTTTGGCTAGCGAGGACGAGGACATCACCACGGTCCTGAGGGAAGCGCTGGAAGCCGAAGGAATCAACGTGATCGTGAATGCCCGCGTGAAGCGCGCCGAGGGCGGCGAAGGAGACGTGCGGGTCACGGCCGCGGTGGGTGGCGAGGACCGCACCTTCTCCGGAACCCACCTGATGATCGCGGCGGGGCGCGTGCCGAATACCGACGGGCTCGGTCTGGAGCACACGGGCGTGGAGCTGGACGGGCGCGGCTTCATCCGGATCAACGACCGGCTGGAGACCAGTGCGCCGGGCATCTGGGCGCTGGGGGACGTGCGGGGTGGACCGATGTTCACACACACCGCGCGAGACGACGCGCGCGTCATCTACCAGAACGTCATCAAGCAGGCGCATCTCAGCATCAAGGACCGGGTGGTGCCCTGGGGTGTCTTCACTGACCCGCAGCTCGGCCGGGTCGGGCTGTCCGAACGAGAAGCGCGTCAGGCGGGCTACAAACTCAAGATCGGGAAGTACGAGGCGCGCAAAGTCGCCAAGGCCCGCGCGATCGGGGAGACGCGTGGCCTGATCAAAGTCATCGCGGATGCTGAAACCGACCGGATCCTGGGCGCCTCGGTCCTGCTGGCGGACGGCGCGGAACTCGTGCATGAGTTCGTCACGGCGATGCAACTCGGCGCACGGTACACCGATCTTCAGAACATGATCCACATCCACCCGACGCTCGCGGAAGGGCTGAACAACGCCCTGGGGGGCGTGCACTATGAAGAAGGCCTGGAATGATCGGGGAAGAGGGTCTGAACAAGCAGCTCCTGACGCTGGTCTGCGCGGTGTGCTGTCTGGGCGTCTGCCTGATTCCCCTGGGTCGGCGAGCCAGGCGAGCCCAGCAGGACCCGCAGGGTGGGTGAACTCGGTCCTCCGGTCAGGCGCCGCCGGGCTCGCGCTCGCCTTCACCAGTGTGCCGTTCGCGTGGTCCTGGCTGGCCCCCCTTCCACTCGCGGTGCTGTTCTTTGAACTCAGCCGGGCCCGTTCCCGGCGGGCGGCGTTCCGGCTGGCCTTCGTGGCCGGAACCGCGTTTTTCGGCGTGCACCTCGCCTGGCTCTTCACGTCCTTCACCCGCCTGTTCGGCCCGCTGGGCGGCGTGCTCACGCTGCTGGTCGTGCCGCTGCTCGCGCTGACCTGGGCCTTGGTCGCCGCCCTCGCCCGCACCCCCTGGCCTTTAAGGACGCTCACGGTTCTGCCGTTCGCGTGGGTGCT
It encodes:
- a CDS encoding TlpA disulfide reductase family protein, with amino-acid sequence MKRESLTAALFILLALGLSAAAAQGCCAPILIPPARSTQVPPSGERGVLNTQVSLTYGKTLTLDTYRGQPLVLAVFSTTCPSCVSELKALARLQAAGTKVLLVSGQDTLPDLVRFAQNQRLPFPVGRVAPQFIAQLKILAYPTVVVLDARGRAVTRQQGTADVQSLQNTLAGLRTTQGR
- the lpdA gene encoding dihydrolipoyl dehydrogenase codes for the protein MTEQTNDRTQPDVSKVEDTRDQATSDAMARPGDPSGTLAPQAQHSEAAATGTHYDVIVLGGGMAGVPLAHRLAYKGLKTALIERAELGGTCLNRGCIPTKTMIASARVAHLAYLSEQWGVETSGVRVNLSRVVDRKDELVRSIRSGSERNVEQNRNLTLIRGNARFIGERRVLVDGEEIRADRIFIAVGTRNSVPPIEGLATVPFLDSTSAMELREVPPHLVIVGGGYIGVEFAQMYRRFGSQVTLLQGGPHLLASEDEDITTVLREALEAEGINVIVNARVKRAEGGEGDVRVTAAVGGEDRTFSGTHLMIAAGRVPNTDGLGLEHTGVELDGRGFIRINDRLETSAPGIWALGDVRGGPMFTHTARDDARVIYQNVIKQAHLSIKDRVVPWGVFTDPQLGRVGLSEREARQAGYKLKIGKYEARKVAKARAIGETRGLIKVIADAETDRILGASVLLADGAELVHEFVTAMQLGARYTDLQNMIHIHPTLAEGLNNALGGVHYEEGLE